A genomic region of Sciurus carolinensis chromosome 7, mSciCar1.2, whole genome shotgun sequence contains the following coding sequences:
- the Fgd2 gene encoding FYVE, RhoGEF and PH domain-containing protein 2 isoform X1 produces MEPADEEKLASVSSLVTVFENSRTPGAEPRAHGLEDAHPCPGHRPQPPPPSLGPWEKQHVGETPESGPRSMSRRCLSSLKNKLSSGAWRRPCQPGTCPGPEPQEPEEKRVVRELLETEQAYVARLHLLDQVFFQELLREARGSKAFPEDVVRLIFSNISSIHQFHAQFFLPELQRRLEDWTTTPRIGDVIQKLAPFLKMYSEYVKNFGRAAELLATWTDKSPPFQEVVARIQSSEASGSLTLQHHMLEPVQRVPRYELLLKEYVQKLPAQAPDRAAAQKALDMIFSAAQHSNAAIAEMERLQDLWEVYQRLGLDDDMVDPSNALLREGPVFKISFRRRDPMERYLFLFNNMLLYCVPRVIQVGAQFQVRTRIDVAGMKVRELSDVEFPHSFLVSGKQRTLELQARSQEEMVSWMQACQAAIDQIEKRNETFKAAVQGAEGDAQEQLQSEELGLRAPQWVRDKMVTMCMRCQEPFNALTRRRHHCRACGYVVCARCSDYKAELKYDDNRPSRVCLACYAFLTGSVLPHDRQERRRGILEKGASAGPDQSLMCSFLQLIGDKWGKSGPRGWCVIPRDDPLVLYVYAAPQDMRAHTSIPLLGYQVTPGPQGDPRAFQLQQSGQLYTFKAETEELKGRWMKAMERAASGWSPGVPDDGDLSD; encoded by the exons ATGGAGCCGGCAGACGAGGAGAAGCTGGCCTCTGTGTCCAGCCTGGTGACTGTGTTTGAGAACAGCAG GACCCCgggagcagagcccagagcccacggTCTAGAGGATGCCCATCCCTGCCCTGGGCACAGGCCCCAGCCCCCGCCCCCCTCCCTGGGGCCATGGGAGAAGCAGCATGTGGGGGAGACCCCAGAGTCCGGGCCCAGGTCAATGAGCAGGAGGTGTCTGAGCTCCCTGAAGAACAAGCTGTCCAGCGGGGCCTGGAGGAGACCTTGCCAGCCTGGGACCTGCCCGGGGCCTGAGCCACAG GAGCCGGAGGAGAAGAGGGTGGTCCGGGAGCTGCTGGAGACGGAGCAGGCCTACGTGGCTCGCCTGCACCTTCTGGACCAG GTGTTCTTCCAGGAGCTGCTGAGGGAGGCCCGCGGCAGCAAGGCCTTCCCCGAGGACGTGGTCCGACTCATCTTCTCCAACATCTCCTCCATCCATCAGTTCCACGCGCAGTTCTTCCTCCCCGAGCTGCAGAGGCGCCTGGAAGACTG GACGACCACGCCCCGCATTGGGGACGTGATCCAGAAACTGGCGCCGTTCCTGAAGATGTACAGCGAGTACGTCAAGAACTTCGGGCGGGCGGCGGAGCTGCTGGCCACCTGGACTGACAAGTCCCCGCCCTTCCAGGAGGTCGTCGCCCGCATCCAG AGCAGCGAGGCCTCGGGGAGCCTGACCCTACAGCACCACATGCTGGAACCAGTGCAGAGGGTCCCGCGCTACGAGCTGCTGCTCAAGGAGTACGTCCAGAAGCTGCCGGCCCAGGCCCCGGACCGCGCCGCTGCCCAGA AAGCCCTGGACATGATCTTCTCCGCCGCCCAGCACTCCAACGCAGCCATCGCGGAGATG GAGCGGCTGCAAGACCTGTGGGAGGTGTACCAGCGCCTGGGCCTGGACGACGACATGGTGGACCCCTCCAACGCCCTGCTCCGCGAGGGCCCGGTCTTCAAGATCTCCTTCCGCCGCAGGGACCCCATGGAGCGCTACCTTTTCTTG TTCAACAACATGCTGCTCTACTGTGTGCCCAGGGTCATCCAGGTGGGCGCCCAGTTCCAGGTGAGGACGCGCATCGACGTGGCCGGGATGAAG GTGCGGGAGCTGAGCGACGTGGAATTCCCCCACAGCTTCCTGGTGTCGGGGAAGCAGCGCACGCTGGAACTGCAGGCCCG GTCCCAGGAGGAAATGGTTTCCTGGATGCAG gCCTGCCAAGCCGCCATCGACCAAATCGAGAAGCGGAATGAAACCTTCAAGGCCGCAGTCCAGGGCGCCGAGGGCGACGCCCAGGAGCAG CTGCAGTCGGAGGAGCTGGGTCTCCGAGCGCCGCAATGGGTCCGGGACAAGATGGTGACCATGTGCATGCGCTGCCAGGAGCCCTTCAATGCCCTGACGCGCCGACGCCACCACTGCAGGGCCTGTGGCTAC GTGGTGTGCGCCCGGTGCTCCGACTACAAGGCCGAGCTCAAGTACGACGACAACAGGCCCAGCCGGGTCTGCCTGGCCTGCTACGCCTTCCTGACTGGCAGCGTGCTCCCCCACGACAGGCAGGAGCGGAGGCGGGGCATCCTGGAG AAAGGAGCTTCGGCTGGGCCAGACCAGAGTCTGATGTGCAGCTTCCTGCAGCTCATCGGGGACAAGTGGGGCAAGAGTGGCCCCCGGGGCTGGTGTGTGATCCCCCGCGATGATCCCCTGGTGCTCTACGTCTATGCGGCTCCTCAG gacaTGCGGGCCCACACCTCCATCCCCCTGCTGGGCTACCAGGTGACCCCCGGGCCCCAGGGGGACCCCCGGGCCTTCCAGCTGCAACAGTCGGGCCAGCTCTACACCTTCAAGGCCGAGACGGAGGAGCTGAAGGGTCGCTGGATGAAAGCCATGGAAAGGGCAGCCAGCGGTTGGAGCCCCGGGGTGCCTGATGACGGGGACCTGTCTGACTGA
- the Fgd2 gene encoding FYVE, RhoGEF and PH domain-containing protein 2 isoform X2, with protein MSRRCLSSLKNKLSSGAWRRPCQPGTCPGPEPQEPEEKRVVRELLETEQAYVARLHLLDQVFFQELLREARGSKAFPEDVVRLIFSNISSIHQFHAQFFLPELQRRLEDWTTTPRIGDVIQKLAPFLKMYSEYVKNFGRAAELLATWTDKSPPFQEVVARIQSSEASGSLTLQHHMLEPVQRVPRYELLLKEYVQKLPAQAPDRAAAQKALDMIFSAAQHSNAAIAEMERLQDLWEVYQRLGLDDDMVDPSNALLREGPVFKISFRRRDPMERYLFLFNNMLLYCVPRVIQVGAQFQVRTRIDVAGMKVRELSDVEFPHSFLVSGKQRTLELQARSQEEMVSWMQACQAAIDQIEKRNETFKAAVQGAEGDAQEQLQSEELGLRAPQWVRDKMVTMCMRCQEPFNALTRRRHHCRACGYVVCARCSDYKAELKYDDNRPSRVCLACYAFLTGSVLPHDRQERRRGILEKGASAGPDQSLMCSFLQLIGDKWGKSGPRGWCVIPRDDPLVLYVYAAPQDMRAHTSIPLLGYQVTPGPQGDPRAFQLQQSGQLYTFKAETEELKGRWMKAMERAASGWSPGVPDDGDLSD; from the exons ATGAGCAGGAGGTGTCTGAGCTCCCTGAAGAACAAGCTGTCCAGCGGGGCCTGGAGGAGACCTTGCCAGCCTGGGACCTGCCCGGGGCCTGAGCCACAG GAGCCGGAGGAGAAGAGGGTGGTCCGGGAGCTGCTGGAGACGGAGCAGGCCTACGTGGCTCGCCTGCACCTTCTGGACCAG GTGTTCTTCCAGGAGCTGCTGAGGGAGGCCCGCGGCAGCAAGGCCTTCCCCGAGGACGTGGTCCGACTCATCTTCTCCAACATCTCCTCCATCCATCAGTTCCACGCGCAGTTCTTCCTCCCCGAGCTGCAGAGGCGCCTGGAAGACTG GACGACCACGCCCCGCATTGGGGACGTGATCCAGAAACTGGCGCCGTTCCTGAAGATGTACAGCGAGTACGTCAAGAACTTCGGGCGGGCGGCGGAGCTGCTGGCCACCTGGACTGACAAGTCCCCGCCCTTCCAGGAGGTCGTCGCCCGCATCCAG AGCAGCGAGGCCTCGGGGAGCCTGACCCTACAGCACCACATGCTGGAACCAGTGCAGAGGGTCCCGCGCTACGAGCTGCTGCTCAAGGAGTACGTCCAGAAGCTGCCGGCCCAGGCCCCGGACCGCGCCGCTGCCCAGA AAGCCCTGGACATGATCTTCTCCGCCGCCCAGCACTCCAACGCAGCCATCGCGGAGATG GAGCGGCTGCAAGACCTGTGGGAGGTGTACCAGCGCCTGGGCCTGGACGACGACATGGTGGACCCCTCCAACGCCCTGCTCCGCGAGGGCCCGGTCTTCAAGATCTCCTTCCGCCGCAGGGACCCCATGGAGCGCTACCTTTTCTTG TTCAACAACATGCTGCTCTACTGTGTGCCCAGGGTCATCCAGGTGGGCGCCCAGTTCCAGGTGAGGACGCGCATCGACGTGGCCGGGATGAAG GTGCGGGAGCTGAGCGACGTGGAATTCCCCCACAGCTTCCTGGTGTCGGGGAAGCAGCGCACGCTGGAACTGCAGGCCCG GTCCCAGGAGGAAATGGTTTCCTGGATGCAG gCCTGCCAAGCCGCCATCGACCAAATCGAGAAGCGGAATGAAACCTTCAAGGCCGCAGTCCAGGGCGCCGAGGGCGACGCCCAGGAGCAG CTGCAGTCGGAGGAGCTGGGTCTCCGAGCGCCGCAATGGGTCCGGGACAAGATGGTGACCATGTGCATGCGCTGCCAGGAGCCCTTCAATGCCCTGACGCGCCGACGCCACCACTGCAGGGCCTGTGGCTAC GTGGTGTGCGCCCGGTGCTCCGACTACAAGGCCGAGCTCAAGTACGACGACAACAGGCCCAGCCGGGTCTGCCTGGCCTGCTACGCCTTCCTGACTGGCAGCGTGCTCCCCCACGACAGGCAGGAGCGGAGGCGGGGCATCCTGGAG AAAGGAGCTTCGGCTGGGCCAGACCAGAGTCTGATGTGCAGCTTCCTGCAGCTCATCGGGGACAAGTGGGGCAAGAGTGGCCCCCGGGGCTGGTGTGTGATCCCCCGCGATGATCCCCTGGTGCTCTACGTCTATGCGGCTCCTCAG gacaTGCGGGCCCACACCTCCATCCCCCTGCTGGGCTACCAGGTGACCCCCGGGCCCCAGGGGGACCCCCGGGCCTTCCAGCTGCAACAGTCGGGCCAGCTCTACACCTTCAAGGCCGAGACGGAGGAGCTGAAGGGTCGCTGGATGAAAGCCATGGAAAGGGCAGCCAGCGGTTGGAGCCCCGGGGTGCCTGATGACGGGGACCTGTCTGACTGA